From the genome of Spinacia oleracea cultivar Varoflay chromosome 2, BTI_SOV_V1, whole genome shotgun sequence, one region includes:
- the LOC130467474 gene encoding protein FAR1-RELATED SEQUENCE 6-like: MVIKHCDLSHNHDLYPDHTRLMANYRCIDEQSFQKMVLNDATGISLNKSFNSLVIGSGRHANVSYNHRDLRNAVNLERRRTIFGGDAAAVEAHFKKMHEFNKDFYSAIQTDQEGKLLNVCWADARCMAQYKDFGDIITFDTTFLCNRYKMPFAPFIGCNHHGSSTVLGAALITHEDAESFVWVLEQWLQCMGKPPMGIITGQCKPIGKAVQTAFPGVPHRLCVWHIMQNASRNLGKYSSWKEIDKDFQVVVHDTLTIEEFEDAWKSMVTKFGLQIDKWINETYRIRASWAPGYWRSSFWAGMSSSQRSEGMNRFFKTYVGLNTCLVQFMKQFEAALRGKVEEEKKLYLDSQNKPYTYNNTPIAEVVFCKAYTNTKFKEVRGEVMGLTHTNIVSTGRDGTKFLYDAVEKIPIPIHKAKQKTFQVTIDKEMGVHIIRAIHSEDVNSIPDKYILTRWRKNVVRDYESIKVEYYEPNDSTQVKNSREVAKRNNYISTLALHNSETLSIFMEATEKMRESLEDTIGIKTTDGDDFMDWWDPSSKRVFGRRRLRPKENNKQHLERSAVPVEGASKDPTDQRGKGRAQEKRKKHPAEKRTRKRRKNVVHDTDEDMDEESDEALPNGEQGHVDAGRSAGGTDSYYVAATSLALSQQQAIATAIVVHTRASNGSRCSGHTHEQQQPLQQFRAAVFVPVQQPRGLSNMCLGSSNIRAYISAISLQYYTPTAARKATETAHKCAQTAAIAAVLVRTNSLVQALQQPLLSSFSRALLAPLIVAVHKHRIAYTTLNITRNNSSNRTNTAATRASTWLLLFELRCCSLEYLDSSLVATQQQQ; encoded by the exons ATGGTAATCAAGCATTGTGATTTGTCTCACAATCATGATCTTTATCCGGATCACACCCGGCTAATGGCGAACTATCGATGTATTGATGAACAATCTTTTCAAAAGATGGTTCTGAATGATGCAACTGGGATATCTTTGAATAAGAGCTTTAACTCGCTTGTGATTGGGAGTGGAAGACATGCAAATGTATCATACAATCACCGCGACCTGAGAAATGCAGTGAACTTGGAACGTAGGCGTACCATATTTGGAGGTGATGCAGCTGCTGTTGAAGCACACTTTAAGAAAATGCATGAATTCAATAAAGACTTCTACAGTGCAATCCAAACGGATCAAGAAGGGAAGCTCTTGAACGTTTGCTGGGCTGATGCAAGGTGCATGGCACAATACAAAGATTTTGGAGATATTATCACATTTGATACAACTTTCCTATGCAACAG GTACAAAATGCCTTTTGCTCCTTTTATTGGCTGTAATCATCACGGCTCATCAACCGTCCTTGGTGCTGCCCTAATAACCCACGAGGATGCAGAATCATTTGTTTGGGTATTAGAACAATGGCTGCAGTGTATGGGAAAACCCCCAATGGGCATCATCACCGGTCAGTGTAAGCCTATTGGAAAGGCAGTCCAGACTGCATTTCCTGGTGTGCCGCATAGGTTATGTGTTTGGCATATTATGCAGAATGCAAGCAGAAACTTGGGCAAGTATTCGAGCTGGAAAGAAATAGATAAAGATTTTCAAGTAGTCGTGCACGACACACTGACCATCGAAGAATTTGAGGATGCATGGAAATCCATGGTTACGAAATTTGGGTTACAGATTGACAAATGGATAAATGAAACTTATCGTATTCGGGCCAGTTGGGCCCCTGGTTATTGGCGGAGCTCATTTTGGGCTGGAATGTCATCATCACAACGGAGTGAAGGAATGAACCGCTTTTTCAAAACATATGTAGGCTTAAACACGTGTTTGGTACAATTCATGAAGCAATTTGAGGCAGCTCTTAGAGGAAAAGTGGAAGAGGAAAAGAAGTTATATCTCGActcacaaaataaaccatatACTTATAACAACACCCCAATTGCGGAGGTAGTGTTCTGCAAGGCATACACCAATACAAAGTTTAAAGAGGTGAGGGGTGAGGTGATGGGTCTGACGCACACAAATATTGTGAGTACTGGCCGTGATGGCACAAAATTCTTATATGATGCGGTGGAGAAGATCCCAATCCCCATACATAAAGCAAAGCAGAAGACTTTTCAGGTTACCATTGACAAAGAAATGGGTGT GCACATCATTCGGGCGATTCATAGTGAGGATGTCAACTCTATACCTGATAAGTACATTTTGACTAGATGGAGGAAAAACGTAGTTAGGGATTACGAGAGTATCAAGGTTGAGTATTATGAACCAAATGACTCAACCCAAGTGAAAAACAGTAGGGAGGTAGCAAAACGGAACAACTACATTTCTACGTTGGCACTGCACAACAGTGAGACACTCTCGATTTTTATGGAAGCCACTGAAAAAATGCGTGAGAGTCTTGAAGATACAATTGGTATTAAGACGACtgatggtgatgattttatggACTGGTGGGACCCTTCGAGTAAGAGGGTGTTTGGCCGCCGTAGGTTAAGGCCAAAGGAAAACAATAAACAACACCTCGAACGCTCCGCAGTGCCAGTTGAAGGGGCCAGTAAAGATCCGACAGACCAAAGAGGCAAAGGTAGGGCTCAAGAGAAAAGGAAAAAGCACCCAGCTGAGAAAAGAACAAGGAAAAGGCGAAAAAATGTTGTGCACGACACAGACGAGGATATGGACGAG GAGAGTGATGAGGCATTGCCAAATGGAGAACAAGGCCATGTTGATGCTGGTAGAAGTGCTGGTGGAACTGATTCTTACTACG TTGCTGCCACGAGCCTTGCATTGTCTCAACAACAGGCCATAGCAACAGCAATTGTAGTGCATACAAGAGCAAGCAATGGCAGCCGCTGCAGTGGACACACACACGAACAACAACAGCCACTGCAGCAGTTTAGAGCTGCTGTATTCGTGCCCGTGCAGCAGCCCCGTGGGCTCTCCAACATGTGCCTTGGCAGCAGCAACATAAGAGCATATATATCAGCTATATCCCTGCAGTATTACACGCCAACAGCAGCAAGAAAAGCCACAGAAACAGCCCACAAGTGCGCTCAAACAGCAGCCATAGCTGCTGTACTTGTGCGCACAAACAGCCTTGTACAGGCCTTGCAGCAGCCCCTTTTGAGCTCGTTTTCACGAGCCTTGCTTGCCCCTTTGATAGTGGCTGTGCACAAGCATAGAATAGCTTACACAACACTGAATATAACAcgcaacaacagcagcaatcGAACAAATACAGCAGCTACACGAGCATCTACTTGGCTGCTGTTGTTTGAGCTTCGCTGCTGCTCACTTGAGTACCTTGATAGCAGCCTTGTAGCTACACAACAGCAGCAATAA